In Leptospira sp. WS58.C1, a single genomic region encodes these proteins:
- a CDS encoding RecQ family ATP-dependent DNA helicase translates to MSANTGTVSSSIEDWKKILHTHFGFSQFRQGQWEAVQALLEKKDVLAILPTGAGKSLIYQLPSFAESDSLTVVISPLIALMKDQVDGLKARGIQAAYCNSTQDDLEQVRVLSSAATGKIRILYISPERAVSRSFLNLLPKLPVSLMAVDEAHCVSQWGHDFRPEYRKLHTLRSYLQGATPWVALTATATDRVKKDISDSLGLKDPLHVQGTYARENLKFSVVYPDSEREKENLLLEILEKGNFHRSTSGKVIIYCSTRAKVDEIFELLRKSGYKVGKYHAGRTDSSREKAQEGYSSGKTNILVATNAFGMGLDSPNVRLVLHYQVPSSLESYYQEAGRAGRDGKNSDCVLFFLPGDLSVQSFLLSKEANYKGGETLLSHVKSYVSSPDCRQKILCEYFGEKISNCGSCDTCADSTTSHTARLAYTERERLKAEKKKEKESHIFDPDEIESVEGLLSEYPAKFGKKIIAGTLRGAKSKDILRRRLDKSKYYSSLKHVPEESILKLLEDWQRTKKLSVKGDKYPKIYLTAFGKPKISNEDPEKPRKKAQLTGDKLILNELKNFRDRIARRNKWKKFMVLQNPVLARIASQKPENMDDLMAIKGMGEAKVRQYGREILAILEKF, encoded by the coding sequence TTGTCCGCAAATACTGGAACAGTCTCCTCTTCGATAGAGGATTGGAAAAAGATCCTACATACCCATTTCGGATTTTCCCAATTCAGGCAAGGCCAATGGGAGGCAGTCCAAGCATTATTGGAAAAAAAGGATGTGCTCGCCATTCTTCCTACAGGCGCCGGAAAATCACTCATCTATCAATTACCTTCCTTCGCAGAGTCAGACTCCCTTACCGTAGTAATTTCTCCGTTGATCGCCCTTATGAAAGATCAAGTGGACGGTTTAAAAGCGAGAGGTATACAAGCAGCCTATTGTAATTCCACTCAAGACGATCTGGAACAAGTCAGGGTTTTATCTTCCGCAGCAACCGGAAAAATTAGAATATTATATATTTCTCCCGAACGAGCTGTCTCTCGCTCTTTCTTAAATCTGTTGCCGAAACTTCCGGTAAGTTTAATGGCGGTGGATGAGGCACATTGTGTTTCCCAATGGGGACATGATTTTCGTCCAGAATACAGAAAACTGCATACATTACGTTCCTATTTGCAAGGAGCAACTCCATGGGTGGCACTGACCGCGACCGCAACAGACCGGGTTAAAAAAGATATCTCGGACAGTTTAGGATTAAAAGACCCATTACATGTGCAAGGCACCTATGCCAGAGAAAATCTAAAATTTTCGGTAGTATATCCCGACTCGGAACGAGAAAAGGAGAATCTACTTTTAGAAATATTAGAAAAAGGGAATTTTCATAGATCGACTTCAGGTAAGGTGATAATCTATTGTTCCACTCGTGCTAAGGTGGATGAAATTTTTGAACTTCTCCGCAAATCCGGATACAAAGTGGGAAAGTACCACGCAGGAAGGACCGACTCCAGCAGAGAAAAAGCCCAAGAAGGTTATTCATCCGGAAAAACGAATATACTCGTAGCTACAAACGCTTTCGGAATGGGATTGGATAGTCCGAATGTAAGACTTGTCCTACACTACCAGGTACCTTCTTCTTTGGAGAGTTATTACCAAGAAGCGGGAAGAGCTGGACGAGACGGTAAAAATTCGGATTGTGTATTATTTTTTCTCCCAGGCGACTTGAGCGTCCAAAGTTTTCTTTTATCCAAAGAAGCAAACTACAAGGGAGGAGAAACCTTACTCTCTCATGTTAAATCTTACGTAAGTTCACCCGATTGCAGACAAAAGATCTTATGCGAATATTTCGGAGAAAAAATCTCCAACTGCGGGTCCTGCGACACCTGCGCGGACTCTACAACTTCTCATACCGCTAGACTAGCTTATACGGAAAGAGAAAGATTAAAAGCGGAAAAGAAGAAGGAAAAAGAATCCCATATCTTCGATCCAGACGAGATCGAATCGGTAGAAGGACTCTTGTCGGAATATCCCGCAAAGTTCGGAAAAAAGATCATCGCAGGCACCTTAAGAGGAGCGAAATCCAAGGATATACTTCGCAGAAGATTGGATAAGTCCAAATATTATTCTTCTTTAAAGCACGTGCCGGAAGAATCCATTCTCAAACTTTTAGAAGATTGGCAGAGGACCAAAAAACTTTCGGTTAAGGGAGATAAATATCCTAAAATTTACCTGACTGCATTCGGAAAACCTAAAATATCAAACGAAGATCCGGAAAAACCCCGTAAAAAAGCCCAACTTACGGGCGACAAACTCATTCTAAACGAACTAAAAAATTTCCGAGACCGGATCGCAAGGCGTAATAAATGGAAAAAGTTTATGGTTCTCCAAAATCCTGTACTTGCCAGGATCGCCTCCCAAAAACCCGAAAATATGGACGATCTAATGGCGATCAAAGGAATGGGGGAAGCGAAAGTTAGGCAATATGGAAGAGAAATTTTAGCTATTTTAGAGAAGTTTTGA
- the dinB gene encoding DNA polymerase IV yields MVRKILHVDMDAFYASVEQRDNPDYRGKPIIVGGPPDSRGVVCAASYEARKFGVKSAMPCSQAARLCPSGIFVTPRFEAYRRVSSKIKEIFLEFTDLVEMLSLDEAFLDVTENKKNIPYASQVAKEIRERIFEETQLTASAGVSINKFLAKIATDQNKPNGMTIVRPEQAEKFIESLDVSVFPGIGKVTLRKMHALGIKNGKDLKEKSLETLDRNFGKSGRWFYAVCRGLDDRPVQPYRERKSLGAESTFPKDLENSPEIFRELADIAEELERRLLQKPFPGKTITLKVKFSDFTQKTRSITEDYSYLDKNELYRIGSKLLEEFILGSGKAVFPIRLLGLSLSHPENNSNHSRIKSEEEEDLFPSLF; encoded by the coding sequence ATGGTTCGTAAAATTCTGCATGTGGATATGGATGCATTTTATGCTTCCGTAGAACAAAGGGACAATCCGGATTATCGGGGCAAGCCTATCATTGTGGGAGGTCCTCCCGATTCGAGAGGAGTTGTCTGTGCCGCAAGTTACGAGGCTAGAAAATTCGGAGTTAAGTCCGCTATGCCTTGCTCCCAAGCGGCTAGACTTTGTCCCTCGGGTATCTTTGTGACTCCTCGTTTCGAGGCATATCGCAGAGTATCCTCTAAGATTAAAGAGATCTTCTTAGAATTCACCGACCTAGTGGAAATGCTGTCCTTGGACGAGGCATTCTTGGACGTCACCGAAAATAAGAAAAATATACCCTATGCAAGTCAGGTTGCAAAAGAGATCAGAGAAAGGATTTTTGAAGAGACTCAGTTAACCGCTTCAGCAGGAGTTTCCATCAATAAGTTTTTAGCCAAGATCGCTACCGATCAAAACAAACCTAACGGTATGACGATCGTTCGTCCGGAACAAGCGGAAAAATTCATAGAATCGTTGGATGTATCCGTATTTCCCGGTATCGGAAAAGTTACATTAAGAAAAATGCATGCACTTGGGATCAAAAATGGTAAGGACCTGAAAGAAAAAAGTCTGGAGACGTTGGACCGAAATTTCGGGAAATCGGGGCGCTGGTTCTATGCGGTCTGTAGAGGTTTGGATGATAGGCCGGTACAACCTTATCGAGAAAGAAAATCCTTAGGCGCGGAATCCACTTTTCCAAAAGACTTGGAAAATAGTCCGGAAATATTCAGAGAACTTGCGGACATAGCGGAAGAATTGGAAAGAAGACTTCTTCAAAAACCTTTTCCAGGAAAAACGATCACCCTCAAAGTGAAATTTTCTGACTTCACACAAAAGACCCGAAGTATTACGGAGGATTATTCTTATCTCGATAAAAACGAATTGTATCGCATCGGATCCAAACTTTTGGAAGAATTTATATTAGGATCCGGTAAAGCGGTTTTTCCGATCCGTCTTTTAGGGTTAAGTCTCTCTCATCCGGAAAATAATTCTAACCATTCCCGGATCAAGTCCGAGGAGGAAGAGGACCTATTTCCTTCTCTTTTCTGA
- the mnmC gene encoding bifunctional tRNA (5-methylaminomethyl-2-thiouridine)(34)-methyltransferase MnmD/FAD-dependent 5-carboxymethylaminomethyl-2-thiouridine(34) oxidoreductase MnmC, which produces MIDWKENGTPVSREFDDIYFSPENGLEETKHVFLKGNRLEERFSSSQTHHAFSILELGYGTGLNFFAAWQLWRNCKNKSDCRVLRFTSFEKYPLESDDIRRAISAFPELSDLLELFLRKYKVLIPGCNTFLFETENLILDLWIGDAVQYLPEVSGKFDAFFLDGFAPSKNPELWGENIALQIKKLSNKNASLATFTVARPVKDSLSKAGFTLSKIPGYGRKREMLIGVYRSDPEPDLNPLPFFGRDYSSYKIPQKVSVLGGGLAGASIARALAWRGIQVEVWDDHDALRASSVPMAVSHPHITKGETPTSLWTLRCLGNSIRRYSDLLPNGSYRISGTVQLSGEDLPWDRLEEGVRSHSLSKELADLRPELDKDYPENTKGIFYPSGFWTDTPLLNEKLLDHPNIVLKRGKVSSISYENEEWSLFSENKKILNKTEVLILANSFGIESVLQSLWGESPFSISSVRGQLEILEDSNIESEKDPIRVGDKYLTPSKNGIRVNGSTFNEFDLDPDPRSKDAEEILGYSQKTFLGLDWDHIKVRSEFVGIRSQTPDRFPILGPVHSPQLFRKTYSGIGLPKNRKKEFPFLEPQKNLYVFGGLGSRGVLSSLLGGEILAEILLNEPLSIENSLYSALHPSRFLYRKIRNQE; this is translated from the coding sequence ATGATAGACTGGAAAGAAAACGGCACTCCCGTTTCCAGAGAATTCGACGATATATATTTTTCTCCGGAAAACGGGTTGGAAGAAACCAAACATGTTTTCTTGAAAGGTAACAGATTAGAGGAAAGATTTTCTTCTTCTCAGACACATCACGCTTTTTCCATTTTAGAATTAGGATATGGAACAGGTTTAAATTTTTTCGCAGCCTGGCAGCTCTGGAGAAATTGCAAAAATAAATCCGACTGCCGAGTTCTAAGATTTACTTCATTCGAAAAATATCCGTTAGAGTCGGATGATATCCGCAGAGCAATCTCCGCTTTTCCCGAACTTTCGGATCTGCTGGAATTATTTTTACGAAAATATAAAGTACTAATACCGGGATGTAATACTTTTCTATTCGAAACGGAAAATCTGATATTGGACTTATGGATAGGAGATGCAGTCCAATATCTTCCGGAGGTTTCCGGAAAGTTCGACGCATTTTTCCTAGACGGATTTGCACCTTCTAAAAATCCGGAACTCTGGGGAGAAAATATCGCCCTTCAGATCAAAAAACTTTCCAATAAAAACGCAAGTTTAGCAACATTCACAGTGGCGAGACCCGTTAAAGATAGTTTAAGTAAAGCGGGCTTCACTCTTTCTAAGATCCCAGGTTATGGCAGAAAAAGAGAAATGCTGATCGGAGTTTACCGATCTGATCCGGAACCCGACCTAAATCCGCTCCCATTTTTCGGAAGAGATTATTCTTCTTATAAAATCCCACAAAAAGTATCCGTGCTTGGCGGTGGACTCGCAGGAGCGAGCATTGCGAGAGCGCTTGCCTGGAGAGGAATTCAAGTAGAAGTCTGGGACGACCACGATGCGTTACGCGCATCTTCAGTCCCGATGGCAGTCTCACATCCTCATATCACCAAAGGGGAAACTCCTACAAGTTTATGGACTTTACGTTGTCTCGGAAATTCCATCCGTCGTTATTCCGATCTGCTTCCTAACGGTTCCTACCGAATCTCAGGCACGGTACAACTTTCCGGAGAAGATCTTCCTTGGGACAGATTGGAAGAGGGAGTAAGATCACATTCCTTATCTAAAGAATTGGCGGATCTAAGACCGGAATTGGATAAAGATTATCCCGAAAATACAAAAGGTATCTTTTATCCTTCCGGCTTCTGGACGGATACTCCTCTTCTCAACGAAAAACTTTTAGACCATCCGAATATTGTTCTAAAACGAGGAAAAGTAAGTTCGATCTCTTACGAAAACGAAGAATGGAGTTTATTCTCCGAGAATAAAAAGATCTTAAATAAAACGGAGGTTTTAATCTTAGCAAATTCTTTCGGGATAGAAAGTGTATTACAAAGTTTATGGGGAGAATCTCCCTTCTCCATTAGCTCCGTACGAGGACAATTGGAAATATTAGAAGATTCGAATATAGAATCCGAAAAGGATCCGATCCGAGTGGGAGATAAGTATCTCACACCTTCTAAAAACGGGATCCGGGTCAATGGTTCCACATTTAATGAATTCGATTTAGATCCGGATCCAAGAAGTAAGGACGCGGAAGAAATTTTAGGATACTCCCAAAAGACATTCTTAGGGTTAGATTGGGATCATATCAAGGTTCGCTCCGAATTCGTAGGGATCCGATCCCAAACACCGGACCGATTTCCGATCCTGGGCCCGGTCCATTCTCCGCAACTTTTTCGAAAAACATACTCAGGTATAGGGTTGCCTAAAAATCGAAAGAAAGAATTCCCTTTTTTAGAACCGCAAAAAAACCTGTATGTGTTCGGCGGTTTGGGATCCAGGGGAGTTCTATCTTCCCTATTGGGAGGGGAAATTTTGGCGGAGATTCTTTTAAACGAACCGTTATCCATCGAAAATAGCTTGTACTCCGCGCTACATCCCTCAAGATTTCTATACCGTAAGATCCGAAATCAAGAATAA